The following coding sequences lie in one Candidatus Thermoplasmatota archaeon genomic window:
- the nifU gene encoding Fe-S cluster assembly scaffold protein NifU encodes MYSKKVIDHFQNPRNAGALEDADAVGEVGNPVCGDVMNIYIKVEDGIITDIGWKTMGCAAAIATSSMITELAKGRTLKEALKITRKDVADALDGLPPIKMHCSNLAADGLHAAIDEYLKEHPDVDV; translated from the coding sequence ATGTATTCGAAGAAAGTGATTGACCACTTCCAGAACCCCAGGAACGCGGGGGCGCTGGAGGACGCTGACGCGGTGGGCGAGGTCGGGAACCCGGTCTGCGGGGACGTAATGAACATCTACATCAAGGTCGAGGACGGCATCATCACCGACATCGGATGGAAGACCATGGGCTGCGCGGCCGCCATTGCCACCTCATCCATGATCACGGAGCTCGCGAAGGGGAGGACCCTGAAGGAGGCCTTGAAGATCACCCGCAAGGACGTCGCCGACGCCCTGGACGGGCTACCGCCCATCAAGATGCACTGCAGCAACCTGGCGGCGGACGGCCTGCACGCCGCCATAGATGAGTACTTGAAAGAGCACCCTGACGTCGACGTCTAG
- a CDS encoding citryl-CoA lyase, translating to MRKTSISLVEKNKIVTRGYKQDDLIGNVTFTDALFLLLKWELPGENERRMLDAILVSCIDHGINIPTGLVARSIASAGVPLPTAVAGGLLAVGDFHGGAIEACMRTLYAISKRAKEQDKGPKDVAEEHMRTLMSRKAKMPGLGHYLHTEDPRVTRLFELSRELGISGTHTVIIRALQYYFREAGKKLPINLDGAIAAIACDMNFDHRLGKGFFLLGRSAGLIAQVYEEMTREPPLTSLLPSEVEYDGPPERELDSGQKR from the coding sequence ATGAGAAAGACGTCGATAAGTCTAGTTGAGAAGAACAAGATCGTAACGCGTGGCTACAAGCAGGACGACCTCATAGGCAACGTGACCTTCACGGATGCCCTGTTCCTTCTGCTCAAGTGGGAGCTTCCTGGCGAGAACGAGCGAAGGATGCTCGATGCGATACTCGTCTCCTGCATCGATCACGGGATCAACATCCCAACGGGTCTGGTGGCCCGATCCATAGCATCTGCCGGAGTCCCTCTTCCGACAGCGGTCGCGGGCGGGCTCTTGGCCGTGGGCGACTTCCACGGAGGCGCCATAGAGGCCTGCATGAGGACCCTGTATGCCATATCGAAGCGGGCGAAGGAACAGGACAAAGGACCGAAGGACGTCGCTGAGGAACATATGCGCACCCTGATGTCCAGAAAAGCGAAGATGCCCGGGCTAGGGCACTACCTCCACACGGAGGACCCGCGGGTGACGAGGCTCTTCGAGCTGTCCAGAGAGCTAGGGATTTCCGGCACTCATACGGTCATAATCAGAGCGCTGCAGTACTACTTCCGGGAGGCGGGCAAGAAGCTGCCCATCAACCTGGACGGGGCCATCGCGGCCATAGCGTGCGACATGAACTTCGACCACCGGCTGGGGAAGGGCTTCTTCCTCCTCGGGAGGTCCGCGGGACTCATCGCTCAGGTCTATGAGGAGATGACCAGGGAACCCCCGCTCACGAGCCTACTCCCCTCCGAGGTGGAGTATGATGGCCCGCCTGAGAGGGAGCTCGACTCGGGACAGAAACGATAA
- a CDS encoding DASS family sodium-coupled anion symporter, with protein sequence MGIVMKGSPDERQDKKAEKPKRVSKKVVHALVEAERHIVGLKPSFFKFFGRLGAWTRKAIKLLIPFSVLLFFTFVPLGIDTTIQYMLGIFLCVALMWAFESLPLPITSLLVPALLVLYNIFPTGENLPSPAEQAFAPFSDPVVYVIMGGLIIAEAFRRNGIDKRLTLYLISKSKGEFKWLLLAIMLGAALLSMWISNTATAALLIPVTIGIAHRVTQEKEKEHRIAVVLLLAVAASTIIGGMATIIGSSPNAVASGFLVKENVGWDFVDWMIIGFPLSMLILIVSWAILLKFYPVGVDTVDLSWVEEERKELGPISNDEKKVLIIFAGAVAFWIFGERAAEFLLIPLPYLVGFNAPAVVAALAAVLLFMTRALDWEDAKLIPWGLFLIVGAGLSLGHAMILSGTADWLGGGLFSATSFLKVLGDPLYLMVLLLVISFVAVALSNFINATATAAILIPIMISMAKLPEFAGISVKVFVLPIAFSMVLSFATPVASTSSTLVYGTGMVSKRELAKSGLLISIPAIVITVLFSFLMAVYGFV encoded by the coding sequence TTGGGCATCGTAATGAAGGGCTCCCCTGACGAGAGGCAAGACAAGAAAGCTGAGAAGCCAAAGCGCGTCTCGAAGAAGGTCGTTCACGCACTCGTCGAGGCGGAAAGGCACATCGTCGGGCTCAAGCCCTCGTTCTTCAAGTTCTTCGGCAGGCTGGGAGCGTGGACGAGGAAGGCCATCAAGCTCCTCATCCCTTTCAGCGTCCTTCTATTCTTCACCTTCGTCCCGCTGGGTATCGACACGACCATCCAGTATATGCTGGGGATATTCCTCTGCGTGGCCCTGATGTGGGCTTTCGAGTCGCTTCCCCTGCCCATCACTTCGCTCCTTGTACCCGCTCTTCTGGTCCTGTATAACATATTTCCAACGGGCGAGAATCTCCCCTCCCCCGCAGAACAGGCCTTCGCCCCGTTCTCGGATCCGGTTGTCTACGTCATCATGGGCGGGCTGATTATCGCGGAGGCTTTCAGGAGGAACGGGATCGACAAGCGCCTCACCCTCTATCTGATCTCCAAGTCGAAGGGGGAGTTCAAGTGGCTTCTTCTCGCGATCATGCTCGGAGCCGCTCTCCTCTCCATGTGGATATCCAACACGGCGACGGCGGCTCTTCTGATTCCCGTCACGATCGGAATCGCGCACAGGGTCACGCAGGAGAAGGAGAAGGAGCATCGAATCGCGGTCGTCCTCCTGCTCGCCGTGGCGGCCTCAACGATCATCGGCGGGATGGCCACGATAATAGGCTCCTCCCCGAACGCCGTCGCGTCCGGTTTCCTCGTCAAGGAGAATGTCGGTTGGGACTTCGTGGATTGGATGATCATCGGGTTCCCGCTCTCCATGCTCATTCTGATCGTCTCTTGGGCGATTCTCCTGAAGTTCTACCCCGTGGGCGTGGACACCGTCGACCTGAGCTGGGTGGAGGAGGAGAGAAAGGAACTGGGTCCAATATCCAACGATGAGAAGAAGGTCCTCATCATCTTCGCGGGAGCGGTGGCCTTCTGGATATTCGGGGAACGCGCGGCCGAGTTCCTGCTCATTCCCCTGCCGTACCTGGTCGGCTTCAACGCCCCGGCCGTGGTTGCGGCGTTGGCCGCCGTTCTTCTGTTCATGACCAGAGCCCTTGACTGGGAGGACGCGAAGCTCATACCTTGGGGGCTCTTCCTCATCGTCGGTGCGGGGCTCTCTTTGGGTCATGCGATGATACTCTCCGGGACCGCGGACTGGCTAGGGGGCGGCCTCTTTTCTGCGACAAGCTTCTTGAAAGTCCTCGGTGACCCCCTCTACCTGATGGTGCTTCTTCTCGTAATCTCCTTCGTAGCTGTGGCGCTCAGCAATTTCATAAACGCCACCGCAACGGCAGCCATCCTAATCCCGATAATGATAAGCATGGCAAAGCTTCCGGAGTTCGCCGGGATCAGCGTCAAGGTCTTCGTCCTTCCAATCGCGTTCTCCATGGTCCTCTCGTTCGCGACTCCGGTCGCGAGTACTTCGTCCACGCTCGTGTACGGCACGGGCATGGTGTCAAAAAGAGAGCTGGCGAAGAGCGGCCTACTGATCTCCATCCCCGCCATTGTCATTACGGTCCTATTCAGCTTCCTCATGGCGGTCTACGGTTTCGTTTGA
- a CDS encoding aminopeptidase, with product MSYKKMADTIVNKCLKVSKKDVVIVSTYQHTLDLAEEIANTCFDRKADVLMTLDTDRVFYHHLHVLPESNLRETSAHCMGLSRYSTVNIFIGGPEDPKPMSKVPPGKYAALFEGEQPHGDYMRKQKIRTGYLGIGAVTPQRAEVYGFDYEKWKRVVTAASAVDPAEMQEFGNKLKRILDRGKHMRITTKAGTDLSCDLGSRKGFVFTPTLTKANMEKGLFGVSVPAGDVSIAPIEKSVKGKAFFDVPQPSVGKLVEGMRWTFKDGRVKSFTAKKNVKAIKGMWDKGHGDKDRLAWVSFGINPKGKLGFLENYLAMGAVTLGLGGNDELGGKNKSDSGASASMSRATVEVDGRVILKNGKYTI from the coding sequence TTGTCATACAAGAAGATGGCAGACACCATCGTGAACAAGTGCCTGAAAGTGAGCAAGAAAGACGTCGTGATCGTGAGCACCTACCAGCACACACTCGACCTGGCCGAAGAGATAGCCAACACATGCTTTGATCGGAAAGCGGACGTTCTCATGACATTGGACACGGACCGCGTATTCTATCACCACCTGCACGTACTCCCGGAATCCAATCTGAGGGAGACATCGGCTCATTGCATGGGTCTCTCAAGGTACAGCACGGTGAACATATTCATCGGCGGTCCAGAGGACCCCAAGCCCATGAGCAAGGTCCCGCCTGGGAAGTACGCGGCTCTCTTCGAGGGCGAGCAGCCGCATGGTGACTACATGCGCAAGCAGAAGATCAGGACGGGCTACCTCGGCATCGGCGCCGTCACGCCACAGAGAGCCGAAGTGTACGGATTCGACTACGAGAAATGGAAGAGGGTGGTCACCGCAGCCTCTGCAGTCGACCCCGCCGAAATGCAGGAGTTCGGAAACAAACTCAAGAGGATACTGGACAGGGGAAAGCACATGCGTATCACGACGAAGGCAGGCACCGACCTGAGTTGCGACCTCGGCAGTCGGAAGGGCTTCGTCTTCACGCCTACGCTGACAAAGGCCAACATGGAGAAGGGCTTGTTCGGCGTGTCGGTTCCCGCGGGAGATGTCTCCATCGCCCCCATTGAGAAGAGCGTCAAGGGCAAGGCGTTCTTCGATGTGCCGCAGCCCTCGGTCGGGAAGCTCGTTGAAGGGATGAGGTGGACGTTCAAGGACGGACGTGTGAAGTCGTTCACCGCCAAGAAGAACGTGAAGGCGATCAAGGGGATGTGGGACAAGGGTCACGGCGACAAGGACAGGCTGGCATGGGTGTCTTTCGGCATCAACCCGAAGGGAAAGCTCGGGTTCCTGGAGAACTACCTGGCGATGGGCGCAGTCACACTGGGCCTGGGCGGCAACGACGAGCTTGGCGGGAAGAACAAGAGCGACTCTGGCGCCTCGGCTTCTATGTCCCGCGCTACCGTCGAGGTCGACGGCAGGGTGATACTCAAGAACGGCAAGTACACGATCTAG
- the trxA gene encoding thioredoxin — translation MTEDEELEAIREKKLQELMKDMSQDMPGAPVVVTDADFDDTVNKYPVVVVDFWADWCGPCKMMEPILKELAQTYKGKVVFGKMNVDQNPATPTKYGIMAIPTLLVFQNGKLVDQLQGAMPAPLLTPTIDKYVS, via the coding sequence TTGACTGAGGACGAGGAGCTGGAAGCCATCAGAGAGAAGAAACTACAGGAGTTGATGAAAGATATGAGTCAAGATATGCCCGGAGCGCCGGTGGTTGTGACAGATGCCGATTTCGATGACACGGTCAACAAGTACCCTGTCGTTGTTGTGGATTTCTGGGCCGACTGGTGCGGTCCCTGTAAGATGATGGAGCCCATACTCAAGGAGCTAGCGCAGACGTACAAAGGCAAGGTCGTCTTTGGAAAGATGAACGTGGACCAGAATCCCGCGACCCCGACGAAGTACGGGATCATGGCCATCCCCACGCTGCTCGTGTTCCAGAACGGCAAGCTAGTCGACCAGCTGCAGGGGGCGATGCCCGCTCCCTTGCTCACGCCGACCATCGACAAGTACGTCAGCTAG